One segment of Tetrapisispora phaffii CBS 4417 chromosome 1, complete genome DNA contains the following:
- the ECM15 gene encoding Ecm15p (similar to Saccharomyces cerevisiae ECM15 (YBL001C); ancestral locus Anc_3.206): MPSVYCLADVCMVPIGTGSASISDFVALIEKKIRESTLKSTLHSAGTTIEGPWDDVMKLIGELHEYAHENGIIRIQTDMRVGTRVDKQQFAQDKIDVVLKKLNEMK; encoded by the coding sequence ATGCCTAGTGTATATTGTTTGGCAGATGTGTGCATGGTTCCAATCGGAACAGGATCTGCAAGTATATCTGATTTTGTAGCTCtaattgaaaagaagaTCCGTGAGAGTACCTTAAAAAGTACTTTACATAGTGCTGGTACAACTATTGAAGGGCCTTGGGATGATGTTATGAAATTAATCGGTGAACTTCATGAATACGCCCATGAAAACGGTATAATTAGAATTCAAACGGATATGAGAGTGGGAACCAGAGTCGATAAACAACAGTTTGCTCAAGACAAAATAGATGTggtattaaaaaaattaaatgaaatgaaGTAA
- the UTP20 gene encoding Utp20p (similar to Saccharomyces cerevisiae UTP20 (YBL004W); ancestral locus Anc_3.211) produces the protein MAKQKVTTKTTKRYRYSSFKAKIDDLKIEPARNLTKRAYDYVETSHLLASFDHWKEINLSANFAKFSDEIESNIQTLPQILFHQKDIINTLTKYIDMHDDNSLQPLLDMLAQLCHDLGPDFMPYYGQTVTSLINMLDEAINFEKTSVFEWGFNCLAYIFKYLSKLLSEDLIPTYTLLFPLLSHSKEYLSRFSAEAMSYLIRKSNSKNLSNFISFSLNQLKESEGKQLYDGLVTLYTESLTSIQESLHSKAKVIYSLLIENTLTDPENEESTALLCDIWLNISKFGSSENLIPLYNGVTDILDENLSVKTSNASIKLICVLSFSESGKKVPSWDVITKLVGKIISLGDASFLDQKALSFLFATLFRNCDIKSMTTFHKKIFDFYLTNNHEYFIEFFSCALDVSSEKVISFNGSRYLQKYVNNRWKENVTKLSLFLLQLEGTPDMNNKLNINLSDDFSDFALKNINELDVTSEQGLYDIFCNSILLRYSKKIDSEIIFNKLTELVNLKVINDFTKDVFGKLLFLTNTLKETQTCELLTKIFLHIEHFKNSGFFIAGFRHFIESLETKDSISAILKSFNDSILALITNLSLPDSKIRYETMILLSKLLELQGYETPNLLNECKIIEEIPLTLQNARDITVRIRKMGEVYQSVTTDDFVTKVFFNYLFGLLTIRFSPVWEGVFEILPNIYSVNQDLMWNLIKQILIAPDNEYQLKYYDTGMQDDSDIDAWTVRVTRFNDLLVRLSNIWLKFNFSDASIIDISKERRGNLIFPIPIRSQALKVMSLMPSLVERHSKDVVPFLLNDGSSVEKIDEDEEQLTFMNASKWSDMDRNSLLKVFAKFKNPKSIFKSDEVHSRLMFLLSSGNNDVQKLALDAVFPFKEPISVKYRNLLKNLLDDTLFRDEISKFAATDNAKMVEDSDEETLMTYVLRIIFGRAQIANGSGVKKSRKNAVISILPTLKTQYIIDFFKLGSNRFDSEYYFLNGNNIIESEMSISTMKRMIGFVNIVKNSFSVLGSNFPSVIETLIHPLLYSIAASNYVISNSTEEVSELKIATQLRQQGMKCLDSVFQYMGETLNWDPYRNSIYEIVIKPRLPKFMDENLQQTSAIMNIITYWSTKKELYPFLCMDDFSATRALMNTLMNTKAKESVIMVLLEASNNIVVNPSEESSYIELVTLIASTCLKVLPELYNKLTNTDSVSVAIDLLLNITKAGYVQDNETRKYFVDSLTNILDSNLKRIRSNDVLKILKVVGNLIIDYDSLWEDIENLYKVIASFYRTFNEREHRLALNNIMTNIAHRFHDIQQTTELLIKLNSYSQRRILEYDFPTILSAYKQITDHRYKDLTENEWLPILYTSLYYINNNEELALRANATHLIKKFIDYINEKSNVENAAKSVAVLKSVMMVHIRSGLRKYDEEIQGEYISIVAYIVTNSVYYTDLEDMKVLLYNNDEEANFFNNIYSIQLHRRQRAIRRLKEYGDKLSSASISHYLIPIIEHYVFTKEEKYSSISQESLETIGALSNFINWNQYKALLRRYIAILKHKPDNLKESVLLINEVSVSIKNTLQSSRKVTESVMVLKNIPNNLSEIDSFVSNEIYPTLSKILGTRNTETIIERIPLSEALVNFVLGLETDSTSSLLPGILTSICQILRSKNDDLRDIVRKTLSKIAAIVGPEYLVFIIKELNSALQRGSQVHVLSYTVNYILKSMAQRLKHSDLDASARLLVNIIMEGIFGTTGQEKDSDNYHTNVKEVKSNKSYDTGEILSANISLPVFGTLIMPIRALLLERINLKSQNKLDELLRRYALGLNHNDDANSEEVLKLCYEMFEQSNVSTMRKKDNRSAEVQEKEDFFMVNLNSKTERVETGSTLYQDTMQKFSLDLLRTVLSKHTNLLNAVYVEGFIPLLKNTMVSEDESVLVSSFRVLILMVKLDLSEESEALFKNYARKILNIIKDSPSTSTELCQMGLKFLSSFIRHKDIELKNTALSYVLNRILPDLNEPSKQGLAFNFLKALIHKHIILPEIYDVIESVRKIVVTNHNKEIRDISRSVFYQFLMEYDQSKGRLEKQFKFMVDNLQYPTQEGRQSIMELINLIVMKANPALLAKISSSFFVALANVTFNDESPKCREMAANLLGNLLMKLDSESLKTIDKYLMAWLNQSQDINFLNLGMRIYKIYLSNLGLGKNEALDALVIAKIKSILSNTGAGSDLPWDIIYTAMSVYSIYIQKTDAVYEEDFSSTWENIISTLLYPHAWVRLSAGRLIHHLITNLGKFKKQFDDYEIQTIAHRILHQLSAPSISESLSATAIKILVTIAKKWSENGTMYINKNDLTSSERTTEYIDALDYLVSRASSIIRSEENHNESFMSKKSCIQLLAMLLQIVNVSQLESLAEKIILALYINTEGSTYTRLSEDQETLQNLANECMQMLESKLSVSSFTSAYSSAKYTISMRRQERRTKRSILAVTAPDVAANRKLKRHTRSREKRKFVKDDNGYYQQRNKQRKT, from the coding sequence ATGGCTAAACAAAAAGTTACAACCAAAACTACCAAAAGATATAGATATTCGTCTTTCAAGGCTAAGATCGATGATCTTAAAATTGAGCCAGCTAgaaatttaacaaaaagGGCTTACGATTATGTCGAGACATCTCACTTATTAGCCTCTTTTGATCATTGgaaagaaattaatttaagTGCTAATTTTGCTAAATTTAGCGATGAAATagaatcaaatattcaaactTTGCCACAGATCTTGTTTCATCAGaaagatattataaatacCCTTACAAAATATATCGATATGCATGATGACAACTCTTTACAGCCACTACTTGACATGTTGGCTCAACTTTGCCATGATTTAGGTCCTGATTTCATGCCTTATTACGGACAAACCGTCACTTCTTTGATCAACATGTTGGATGAagcaattaattttgaaaagacTTCTGTATTTGAGTGGGGATTTAACTGTTTGGCttacatttttaaatatttatcaaaattattgagTGAAGATTTAATACCAACATATACTTTATTATTTCCATTGTTGTCACattcaaaagaatatttatcaaGATTCTCAGCTGAAGCTATGTCATATTTGATCAGAAAAtccaattcaaaaaatttaagtaattttatttccttttctcttaatcaattaaaagaGTCTGAAGGTAAACAATTATATGATGGGTTAGTGACATTATATACGGAATCATTAACATCCATTCAAGAATCATTACACTCCAAGGCTAAGGTTATTTACAGCCTTTTGATAGAAAATACTCTGACTGATCcagaaaatgaagaaagtACTGCTTTATTGTGTGACATATggttaaatatttcaaaatttggCTCTtctgaaaatttaattccCTTATATAATGGGGTTACAGATATATtagatgaaaatttatCTGTTAAAACTTCAAATGCATCTATTAAACTGATTTGCGTCTTATCATTTTCGGAAAGTGGTAAAAAGGTTCCAAGTTGGGATGTGATTACAAAATTAGTTGGTAAAATCATTAGTTTAGGAGATGCCTCCTTTTTAGATCAAAAGGCATTATCGTTTTTATTTGCAACATTGTTCCGTAATTGTGATATTAAATCCATGACTACATTTCATAAAAAGATTTTTGACTTTTATTTGACTAACAACcatgaatattttattgaatttttttcatgTGCATTGGATGTCAGCAGTGAAAAagttatttcttttaatggCTCTagatatttacaaaaatatgTTAATAACAGATGGAAAGAAAATGTAACAAAgctatcattatttttattgcaATTAGAAGGTACACCGGACATGAATAATAAGTTAAATATCAACTTGTCAGATGATTTTAGTGATTTCgcattaaaaaatataaatgaattgGATGTCACTTCTGAACAAGGATTATATGacatattttgtaattctaTTCTTTTGAGATATAGCAAAAAGATCGATtcagaaataatatttaataaattgacAGAATTAGTAAATCTTAAGGTGATTAATGATTTTACGAAAGATGTATTCGGAAAGTTATTGTTTTTGACTAACACACTGAAGGAAACTCAAACTTGTGAGTTACTGaccaaaatttttttgcatATCGAACATTTTAAGAACAGTGGATTTTTTATTGCCGGATTCCGTCATTTTATTGAGTCTTTAGAAACAAAAGACTCAATAAGTGCtatattaaaaagttttaatgattcaattttaGCTTTAATCacaaatttatcattacCTGATTCCAAAATTCGTTATGAAAcgatgatattattatctaaaCTTTTAGAACTTCAAGGATACGAAACACCAAATTTGTTGAATGAATGCAAAATAATAGAGGAAATACCTTTAACTTTACAAAATGCTCGTGATATTACGGtaagaattagaaaaatgGGTGAAGTATACCAATCTGTAACTACTGATGATTTTGTTACAAAAGTCTTTTTCAACTATTTATTTGGTCTGTTAACAATACGTTTTTCCCCAGTTTGGGAAGGAgtctttgaaattttacCAAATATTTACTCAGTTAACCAAGATTTGATGTGGAATCtaattaaacaaattttgATTGCTCCAGATAATGAATATCAGTTAAAATATTACGACACTGGTATGCAAGACGACTCTGATATTGATGCATGGACTGTAAGAGTTACAAGATTTAACGATTTATTGGTCAGATTGTCTAATATATGGTTAAAATTCAACTTTTCTGATGCATCcataattgatatttccAAAGAGAGAAGAGGAAATTTGATATTCCCAATACCAATCAGATCACAGGCGCTTAAAGTTATGTCCTTGATGCCATCACTAGTCGAACGTCATTCTAAGGATGTTGtaccatttttattgaatgaTGGTAGTTCTGTTGAgaaaattgatgaagatgaagaacaGCTTACATTTATGAATGCTTCTAAATGGTCTGATATGGACAGAAATTCTCTACTAAAGGTTTTTGCAAAGTTTAAAAATCCgaaatcaatatttaaatcagATGAAGTTCATTCGAGATTAATGTTCCTATTGAGTAGTGGTAACAATGATGTACAGAAATTAGCATTGGATGCTGTGTTTCCATTCAAAGAACCAATTTCAGTGAAATATAGGAATTTacttaaaaatttattagatgacACTCTATTCAGAGATGAAATTTCTAAGTTTGCTGCTACAGATAATGCCAAAATGGTAGAAGATTCAGATGAAGAAACGTTAATGACGTACGTCTTGCGAATCATATTTGGTAGAGCACAAATTGCCAACGGTAGTGGTGTTAAAAAAAGTCGTAAAAATGCCGTTATTTCTATTCTACCAACTCTAAAAACccaatatattattgactTCTTCAAATTAGGTAGTAATAGATTTGATAGTGAGTATTACTTCTTAAATGGcaacaatattattgagAGTGAAATGTCCATCAGCACAATGAAAAGAATGATAGGGTTTGttaatattgtaaaaaaCTCATTTTCTGTTTTAGGTTCAAACTTTCCTTCAGTCATTGAAACTTTAATTCACCCTCTTCTTTATTCTATTGCTGCTTCTAACTAtgttatttcaaattcaacaGAAGAAGTATCAGAACTGAAAATTGCTACGCAATTAAGACAACAAGGTATGAAATGTTTAGATAGTGTCTTCCAATATATGGGAGAGACTCTAAACTGGGATCCATACAGAAATTCTATTTATGAAATAGTAATTAAACCACGTTTACCCAAATTTATGGATGAGAATTTACAACAAACTTCAGCcataatgaatataattacGTACTGGAGTACTAAAAAGGAATTATATCCATTTTTATGTATGGATGACTTCTCAGCAACTAGGGCTCTAATGAATACATTAATGAACACCAAGGCAAAGGAATCTGTAATCATGGTCCTTCTCGAAgcatcaaataatattgtagTAAACCCATCAGAGGAAAGCTCATATATTGAATTGGTTACTCTGATTGCTTCAACATGTTTAAAAGTTCTTCCTGAGttatacaataaattaacaaatacTGATTCAGTGTCAGTTGCTATTGATTTACTATTGAATATAACAAAGGCCGGCTATGTACAAGATAATGAAACCCGGAAGTATTTTGTCGATTCTTTGACCAACATACTAGATTCTAATTTGAAGAGGATACGTAGTAACGACGttctaaaaattttgaaggtTGTGGgcaatttaataattgattaCGATTCTTTATGGGAGGATATAGAAAATCTCTATAAAGTAATAGCAAGTTTTTATAGAACTTTCAATGAAAGGGAACATAGGCTAGCTTTGAACAATATCATGACTAATATAGCACATAGATTCCATGATATTCAACAAACGACTGaactattaattaaattaaattcttaTTCACAGAGGCGTATCCTTGAATATGATTTCCCAACAATACTTTCAGCATACAAACAAATTACAGATCATCGCTACAAGGATCTGACGGAAAATGAATGGTTACCTATTCTATACACCAGTttgtattatataaataacaatGAGGAATTGGCTCTAAGAGCAAATGCGACGCatttgattaaaaaatttattgactatattaatgaaaaatcgAATGTTGAAAATGCTGCGAAATCCGTCGCAGTTCTAAAATCTGTAATGATGGTACATATACGTTCTGGTTTGAGAAAatatgatgaagaaattcaGGGTGAATATATCTCAATCGTTGCTTATATTGTAACCAACTCAGTGTACTATACTGACCTGGAAGATATGAAAGTTTTATTGTATAATAATGACGAAGAAGCTAACtttttcaacaatatttaCAGCATTCAATTACACCGTCGTCAAAGAGCAATTAGAAGATTAAAAGAGTATGGTGATAAACTAAGTTCTGCAAGTATTTCACATTATTTGATCCCTATTATTGAACATTATGTTTTCACTAAAGAggaaaaatattcttctATTTCACAAGAATCTTTAGAAACCATCGGTgctttatcaaattttattaattggaATCAATATAAAGCATTGTTAAGAAGATATATTgcaattttgaaacataaaccagataatttgaaagaatCTGTATTACTTATAAATGAAGTTTCTGTATCGATAAAGAATACTCTACAGTCTTCTCGAAAGGTAACCGAATCAGTCATGGttctaaaaaatatacCGAACAATTTATCTGAAATAGATTCCTTCGTGtcaaatgaaatttatCCCACTCTGTCTAAGATTTTAGGAACAAGAAATACTGAAACTATTATTGAGAGAATTCCATTATCAGAAGCTCTagttaattttgttttagGATTAGAGACGGACTCCACCTCGTCTCTATTACCAGGTATATTAACAAGTATTTGTCAAATTTTGAGGAGTAAAAATGACGATTTACGTGATATTGTCAGAAAGACTCTATCAAAAATTGCTGCTATTGTAGGACCGGAATATCTAGTGTTTATcattaaagaattaaatagtGCACTACAAAGAGGTTCGCAAGTCCATGTCCTAAGTTATACTGTTAACTATATATTGAAGTCAATGGCTCAACGTTTGAAGCATTCAGATTTAGATGCTTCAGCAAGATTATTAGTAAACATTATTATGGAAGGAATTTTTGGAACAACAGGTCAAGAGAAAGATTCCGATAATTATCATACTAATGTGAAAGAAGTTAAATCGAACAAGTCCTATGATACCGGGGAAATCTTATCAgcaaatatatcattacCTGTTTTCGGTACTCTAATTATGCCAATTCGTGCCTTGTTATTAGAACGCATAAATTTAAAGtcacaaaataaattagatgaattattaagaaGATATGCACTAGGTTTGAATCATAATGATGATGCTAATTCAGAAGAAGTTCTAAAATTATGTTATGAGATGTTTGAACAGTCTAATGTTTCAACTATGCGTAAGAAGGATAATAGAAGTGCAGAAGTGCAAGAGAAGGAAGATTTTTTCATGGTAAACTTAAATTCCAAAACTGAGAGGGTTGAAACTGGAAGCACATTGTATCAAGATACCATGCAAAAATTCTCTTTAGATCTTCTACGCACAGTACTTTCAAAACATACTAACTTATTAAATGCAGTATATGTGGAGGGATTCAttcctctattgaaaaatacaatGGTATCAGAAGATGAAAGTGTGTTAGTTAGTTCATTCCGAGTACTGATTTTAATGGTTAAACTGGATTTATCCGAAGAATCAGAAGCCTTATTCAAGAACTATGCTCGtaagattttaaatattattaaagattCTCCATCAACTTCTACTGAACTATGTCAAATGGGACTGAAATTTCTCTCATCATTTATACGTCATAAAGATATTGAGTTAAAAAATACAGCGTTGAGTTATGTCTTAAACAGAATATTGCCTGATCTAAATGAGCCAAGTAAACAAGGTCTAgcttttaatttcttgaaGGCACTAATTCACAAACATATTATATTGCCTGAAATATATGATGTTATCGAATCTGTTCGAAAAATTGTAGTGACAAATCATAACAAAGAAATCAGAGACATTTCAAGAAGTGTATtctatcaatttttaatgGAATATGATCAAAGTAAGGGAAGACTAGAAAAGCAATTTAAGTTCATGGTTGataatttacaatatcCAACTCAAGAGGGTAGGCAATCAATAATggaattaattaatttaattgtaatGAAGGCAAATCCAGCACTCTTGGCTAAGATATCGTCATCTTTTTTCGTTGCTTTAGCCAATGTAACCTTTAATGATGAATCACCAAAATGCCGTGAGATGGCTGCTAATTTGTTAGGCAATCTATTAATGAAACTTGATTCCGAGAGTTTGAAAACTATAGATAAATATCTGATGGCCTGGCTAAATCAGTCTCAAGATATAAATTTCTTAAACTTAGGTATGAGAATTTACAAgatttatttatcaaatttggGCTTAGGAAAGAATGAAGCTTTGGATGCTTTGGTAATTgcaaaaattaaatctatACTAAGCAATACTGGCGCTGGATCAGACCTTCCTTGGGATATTATTTACACGGCGATGTCTGTATACTCGATTTACATTCAAAAGACGGATGCTGTATATGAAGAAGACTTCAGCTCTACTTgggaaaatattataagtACCTTATTGTATCCACATGCGTGGGTAAGATTATCAGCTGGCCGTTTAATTCACCACTTGATAACAAATCTAGGTAAGTTTAAGAAGCAGTTTGATGATTATGAGATTCAAACCATTGCACATAGAATTTTACATCAACTGTCTGCTCCTTCTATTTCGGAGAGTTTATCTGCGACAGCAATAAAGATTTTGGTAACTATTGCAAAAAAGTGGTCAGAAAATGGAACTATGTATATCAATAAGAATGACTTAACTTCATCTGAAAGAACTACCGAATATATTGATGCTTTAGATTACTTAGTTAGTAGGGCAAGTTCAATTATAAGAAGCGAAGAAAATCACAACGAATCTTTTATGTCTAAAAAGTCATGTATTCAATTGCTGGCCATGTTATTGCAAATAGTGAATGTATCACAACTGGAAAGCCTAGctgaaaaaattattttggCACTGTATATCAACACTGAGGGCAGTACTTATACACGCTTGAGTGAAGATCAAGAaactttacaaaatttaGCTAACGAATGTATGCAAATGTTAGAATCCAAATTATCAGTATCTAGCTTCACCTCAGCTTATTCATCAGCCAAATACACTATCTCGATGAGAAGGCaagaaagaagaacaaaaagATCCATTTTAGCAGTAACTGCTCCAGATGTTGCAGCAAATAGAAAACTAAAAAGACATACTCGCTCAAGAGAGAAGAGAAAATTTGTGAAAGATGACAACGGTTATTATCAACAAAGAAATAAGCAAAGAAAAACCTAA
- the MCD1 gene encoding kleisin alpha (similar to Saccharomyces cerevisiae MCD1 (YDL003W); ancestral locus Anc_3.212): MSTPYSTTIQLSTKSGPLAQIWLASNMSNISRGSILQTNITESVGEIAKISGLKNFNDNLNNDEESISNITLRTSGELLQGIVRVYSKQATFLLSDIKDALIKISSLFKSNQRISMTLSKENTIARIDQLFLQDQVTENDVLSTPGLEFLNETTIPEGLNTNDINDNNSMQRKVTGAALDNNFTNNNSNMAWDTSIEIGRRFNPDNDLENYHSSALDLDFDLYEENHDNMTSDKNNDTGSKSGSWIEGTGSHLSQNSRLDTDIEKRSHLIHDSDFALDSENVGINDDVDWDLGITESNGKPNDNNDNNLDRSIELGRRASIASQVEQPTDFGFDLDIGKDLIAEEELMAEEEEDNLSNSEKSRLNSIKKQKPLKHSELTNARKLVEDVEIELKDEIVRRDNSDEETAMPTNYDQSSSKAYLERMTEKRLNDDIVQSLNYIPSSIVKNYIQFDSKRFKLNNENENDLDMNLSFVEDDMISASVIENNDVVSNDDNEDESDHLLQLNADLSYPETDVSADNLIITMHDDAKVKLVSGEVVSKNTTEMAELLRNQFIDNDKLSFGDLLRSNHNKKFDDSNIPISKHEASKDFFEMLSLATAGCVDLHQDETFGSINIQSRSPLYEKFVEA; this comes from the coding sequence ATGTCAACTCCATATTCCACAACTATTCAATTGTCTACCAAAAGTGGACCATTAGCACAAATCTGGTTAGCATCTAATAtgtcaaatatttcaagagGTTCTATTTTACAAACAAACATTACAGAGTCTGTCGGTGAAATTGCAAAAATTTCAGGCTTAAAGAACTTTAATgacaatttaaataatgatgaagaatCAATTAGTAATATCACTTTAAGAACTTCTGGTGAATTATTACAAGGCATTGTCAGAGTTTATTCGAAACAAGCTACTTTCTTATTATCCGATATTAAAGATGCTTTAATCAAAATAAGTTCtctttttaaatcaaaCCAAAGAATCTCTATGACATTAAGTAAAGAAAATACCATTGCTAGAATAgatcaattgtttttacAAGATCAAGTCACTGAAAATGACGTGTTAAGCACCCCAGGAttggaatttttaaatgaaacaACCATACCAGAAGGCTTGAATACAAATGATatcaatgataataattctaTGCAACGAAAAGTAACAGGTGCTGCTTTAGATAACAACTTcacaaataataacagtAATATGGCATGGGATActtcaattgaaattgGTAGAAGATTTAATCCTGATaatgatttagaaaattaCCACTCTTCTGCTTTAGATTTagattttgatttatatgAAGAAAATCATGATAATATGACGAGcgataaaaataatgatactGGTTCAAAAAGTGGAAGTTGGATTGAAGGTACTGGTTCACATTTATCACAAAATAGTAGGCTAGATactgatattgaaaaacgTTCACATCTAATCCACGATTCTGATTTCGCATTAGATTCTGAAAACGTTGGaattaatgatgatgtGGACTGGGATTTAGGTATAACGGAATCCAATGGCAAACCAAATGATaacaatgataataatcTAGACAGATCTATCGAATTAGGCAGAAGGGCAAGTATTGCAAGTCAGGTAGAACAACCAACAGATTTTGGCTTTGACTTAGACATTGGCAAAGATTTAATAGCAGAAGAGGAGCTTATGGcggaagaagaagaagataatttatcaaattcagAGAAAAGTAgattaaattcaattaaaaagCAGAAGCCTCTTAAGCATTCCGAATTAACAAATGCGAGAAAATTAGTTGAAGATGTAGAAATAGAATTGAAAGACGAAATAGTAAGACGTGATAATAGCGACGAGGAGACTGCGATGCCAACAAATTATGATCAAAGTTCTTCAAAAGCTTACTTAGAAAGAATGACagaaaaaagattaaatgATGACATTGTACAAAGTCTAAATTATATTCCATCAAGTATtgtaaaaaattatatccAATTTGATTCTAAAAGattcaaattaaataacGAGAATGAGAATGATCTTGATATGAATTTAAGTTTTGTGGAAGATGATATGATTAGTGCATCTGtgattgaaaataatgacgTTGTTTCTAATGATGACAATGAAGATGAGAGTGACCATCTATTGCAACTCAATGCAGATTTATCATATCCAGAAACAGATGTATCTGctgataatttaattataacCATGCATGATGATGCTAAGGTTAAATTAGTGTCAGGGGAAGTAGTTTCTAAAAATACAACAGAAATGGCAGAATTGTTGAGAAACCAGTTTATCGATAATGACAAATTATCATTCGGTGATCTTTTGAGATCAAAtcacaataaaaaattcgATGATTCTAACATACCTATAAGTAAACATGAAGCCAGTAAAGACTTTTTTGAAATGTTATCATTAGCCACAGCAGGTTGTGTTGATCTTCATCAAGATGAGACGTTTGGATcaattaatattcaaaGCAGATCTCCTCTATACGaaaaatttgttgaagcttaa
- the ATP16 gene encoding F1F0 ATP synthase subunit delta (similar to Saccharomyces cerevisiae ATP16 (YDL004W); ancestral locus Anc_3.213), with product MFRLSSRTILNRGLINSAAKRCYADAATSSALNTGLKLQFALPHEILFKDVTVTQVNLPVKSGQIGVLANHVPMAEQLIPGVVEIFEEATNSTPKKFFVSGGFATVQPNSTLSITSVEAFPLESFSIENVKNLLVEANKNKTSSDEKIAAEAAIQVDVLEALEAALK from the coding sequence atgtttcGTTTGAGTTCAAGAACTATTTTAAATAGAGGTTTGATCAATTCTGCAGCTAAACGTTGTTATGCAGATGCTGCTACTTCTTCTGCGCTTAACACAGGATTGAAACTACAATTTGCGTTACCACATgaaattttgtttaaagATGTTACTGTCACACAGGTTAATCTACCTGTTAAATCTGGTCAAATTGGTGTTTTAGCAAACCATGTTCCAATGGCTGAACAATTAATCCCAGGTGTTGTTGAAATTTTCGAAGAAGCCACTAATTCAACTCCAAAGAAGTTCTTTGTTTCTGGTGGGTTTGCTACTGTTCAACCAAATTCAACTTTATCCATTACCTCTGTCGAAGCTTTCCCATTAGAATCTTtctcaattgaaaatgttaaGAATTTACTAGTCGAGGctaataagaataaaacTTCTTCAGATGAAAAAATCGCTGCTGAAGCTGCTATTCAGGTTGACGTTTTGGAAGCCTTAGAAGCTgcattaaaataa